Proteins encoded in a region of the Misgurnus anguillicaudatus chromosome 9, ASM2758022v2, whole genome shotgun sequence genome:
- the col23a1b gene encoding uncharacterized protein col23a1b isoform X5 produces MDGKPGLPGQKGSQGMPGPKGDKGDQGDMGPRGDQGQAGPPGPPGPPGTPGPRGPPGNTGRDGPQGHPGEPGPRGPPGIQGLKGADGMPGPQGPPGQKGDQGMPGPEGKRGIDGYPGKGEKGDVGEPGPQGLPGDQGAPGIIEYADLDIRLKAMQGPPGPPGQQGPKGEMGLHGAPGPEGKQGEKGERGYSGEPGAPGAKGDKGDIGLMGPPGADGQKGNKGDSRLEDNLAQMISLPGPPGPPGPPGPAGYHGLPGLKGEPGEAVKGEKGDIGEKGPPGQRGLQGFPGSNGLVGLPGAKGEKGKQGEPGLDGFPGLQGEKGDRGHQGEKGERGLIGKKGLKGQKGEQGPPGLDQPCPVGRDGLPIPGCWHKEEASGQGRQR; encoded by the exons GGTGATCAAGGTCAAGCTGGGCCCCCAGGTCCCCCAGGACCTCCAGGAACACCTGGTCCCAGAGGGCCTCCAGGAAACACAGGCAGAGATGGACCCCAGGGCCACCCAGGAGAGCCG GGACCAAGAGGACCACCTGGTATTCAG GGTTTGAAGGGAGCTGATGGCATGCCAGGACCACAGGGCCCTCCAGGGCAAAAG GGGGATCAAGGCATGCCAGGTCCAGAGGGAAAGAGAGGAATTGATGGATATCCTGGCAAG GGTGAAAAAGGAGATGTTGGAGAGCCAGGACCCCAG GGTTTGCCTGGAGACCAAGGGGCACCTGGCATCATTGAATATGCAGATCTGGATATAAGACTTAAAGCTATgcag GGGCCTCCAGGACCTCCTGGACAGCAAGGGCCAAAA GGAGAGATGGGCTTACATGGAGCACCAGGCCCTGAAGGAAAGCAG GGCGAGAAGGGAGAGAGGGGTTATTCAGGTGAACCTGGAGCACCAGGAGCAAAAGGGGATAAAGGAGATATTGGGCTGATGGGTCCTCCG GGAGCAGATGGGCAAAAGGGAAATAAAGGAGACTCTAGGCTTGAGGACAATCTG GCCCAGATGATCTCTTTGCCTGGCCCACCAGGGCCTCCTGGACCACCTGGGCCTGCC GGATATCATGGATTGCCTGGACTCAAG GGAGAGCCCGGTGAAGCAGTTAAAGGTGAAAAGGGGGATATTGGAGAGAAAGGTCCACCTGGGCAGCGG GGTCTTCAGGGTTTTCCAGGATCTAATGGATTAGTAGGCTTGCCTGGTGCAAAAGGTGAAAAG GGAAAACAAGGTGAACCAGGATTAGAT GGTTTTCCAGGACTTCAAGGAGAAAAGGGTGACAGAGGACACCAAGGGGAAAAg GGTGAGAGAGGCTTAATAGGAAAGAAAGGTCTGAAAGGACAGAAGGGAGAACAGGGACCTCCAGGGCTTGATCAGCCTTGTCCTGTG GGGCGAGATGGACTGCCGATACCTGGATGCTGGCATAAG GAAGAGGCTTCCGGGCAGGGGCGGCAGAGATGA
- the col23a1b gene encoding uncharacterized protein col23a1b isoform X4: MDGKPGLPGQKGSQGMPGPKGDKGDQGDMGPRGDQGQAGPPGPPGPPGTPGPRGPPGNTGRDGPQGHPGEPGSPGKDGNEGPRGPPGIQGLKGADGMPGPQGPPGQKGDQGMPGPEGKRGIDGYPGKGEKGDVGEPGPQGLPGDQGAPGIIEYADLDIRLKAMQGPPGPPGQQGPKGEMGLHGAPGPEGKQGEKGERGYSGEPGAPGAKGDKGDIGLMGPPGADGQKGNKGDSRLEDNLAQMISLPGPPGPPGPPGPAGYHGLPGLKGEPGEAVKGEKGDIGEKGPPGQRGLQGFPGSNGLVGLPGAKGEKGKQGEPGLDGFPGLQGEKGDRGHQGEKGERGLIGKKGLKGQKGEQGPPGLDQPCPVGRDGLPIPGCWHKEEASGQGRQR, translated from the exons GGTGATCAAGGTCAAGCTGGGCCCCCAGGTCCCCCAGGACCTCCAGGAACACCTGGTCCCAGAGGGCCTCCAGGAAACACAGGCAGAGATGGACCCCAGGGCCACCCAGGAGAGCCG gGTTCTCCTGGAAAAGATGGAAATGag GGACCAAGAGGACCACCTGGTATTCAG GGTTTGAAGGGAGCTGATGGCATGCCAGGACCACAGGGCCCTCCAGGGCAAAAG GGGGATCAAGGCATGCCAGGTCCAGAGGGAAAGAGAGGAATTGATGGATATCCTGGCAAG GGTGAAAAAGGAGATGTTGGAGAGCCAGGACCCCAG GGTTTGCCTGGAGACCAAGGGGCACCTGGCATCATTGAATATGCAGATCTGGATATAAGACTTAAAGCTATgcag GGGCCTCCAGGACCTCCTGGACAGCAAGGGCCAAAA GGAGAGATGGGCTTACATGGAGCACCAGGCCCTGAAGGAAAGCAG GGCGAGAAGGGAGAGAGGGGTTATTCAGGTGAACCTGGAGCACCAGGAGCAAAAGGGGATAAAGGAGATATTGGGCTGATGGGTCCTCCG GGAGCAGATGGGCAAAAGGGAAATAAAGGAGACTCTAGGCTTGAGGACAATCTG GCCCAGATGATCTCTTTGCCTGGCCCACCAGGGCCTCCTGGACCACCTGGGCCTGCC GGATATCATGGATTGCCTGGACTCAAG GGAGAGCCCGGTGAAGCAGTTAAAGGTGAAAAGGGGGATATTGGAGAGAAAGGTCCACCTGGGCAGCGG GGTCTTCAGGGTTTTCCAGGATCTAATGGATTAGTAGGCTTGCCTGGTGCAAAAGGTGAAAAG GGAAAACAAGGTGAACCAGGATTAGAT GGTTTTCCAGGACTTCAAGGAGAAAAGGGTGACAGAGGACACCAAGGGGAAAAg GGTGAGAGAGGCTTAATAGGAAAGAAAGGTCTGAAAGGACAGAAGGGAGAACAGGGACCTCCAGGGCTTGATCAGCCTTGTCCTGTG GGGCGAGATGGACTGCCGATACCTGGATGCTGGCATAAG GAAGAGGCTTCCGGGCAGGGGCGGCAGAGATGA